In one window of Haladaptatus sp. QDMS2 DNA:
- a CDS encoding 26S protease regulatory subunit: MESLKTKIERSVLRPLTRIDEAYERFKVSPPNGILLYGPPGTGKTLFARAVAGELGHPYLELSAGDIKSRWINESTEQVNRLFDEAQQFDRCVIFIDEIDALLAGRGNDLHREHAQVVNEFLAHLDDDDPNFLVIAATNRADLLDEAATRRGRFDQQYEIGLPDNDAREAIFRVRLRELPTALDERDYHELAHRSEELSSADIVGIVDDAAMHAAERDAEAITLDDLHESFPNTSIR; this comes from the coding sequence CTACGAGCGATTCAAAGTCTCCCCACCGAATGGAATCCTCCTGTACGGCCCACCTGGAACCGGGAAGACCCTGTTCGCCCGAGCAGTCGCTGGTGAACTCGGCCATCCGTACCTCGAGCTCTCTGCAGGCGATATCAAATCTCGGTGGATCAATGAATCAACCGAGCAGGTCAACCGACTGTTCGACGAAGCCCAGCAGTTTGACCGGTGCGTCATCTTCATCGATGAGATCGATGCGCTGCTCGCCGGTCGTGGAAACGACCTCCACCGTGAACATGCCCAGGTCGTCAACGAGTTCCTCGCGCACCTGGATGACGACGATCCGAATTTCCTCGTCATTGCAGCGACAAACCGTGCCGACCTCCTCGATGAGGCTGCCACCCGCCGAGGGCGATTCGACCAGCAGTACGAAATCGGCCTCCCTGACAACGATGCTCGTGAGGCAATTTTCCGCGTTCGACTGCGTGAACTGCCGACCGCGCTCGACGAACGCGACTATCACGAGTTAGCTCACCGCTCAGAGGAGCTCAGTAGTGCTGATATCGTGGGAATCGTCGACGACGCTGCCATGCACGCCGCGGAGCGTGATGCAGAGGCAATCACGCTCGATGATCTTCACGAATCGTTCCCCAACACATCGATTCGATGA